A window of Theropithecus gelada isolate Dixy chromosome 14, Tgel_1.0, whole genome shotgun sequence contains these coding sequences:
- the PLEKHB1 gene encoding pleckstrin homology domain-containing family B member 1 isoform X2 yields the protein MPRVSISHVTPPPWGWAGPEGGARGATGLPDAAGGEKCPWLSRAHKAQAQRVGWQQRRVAAGLAATSATGVDKIPPDSTLESPFEEMALVRGGWLWRQSSILRRWKRNWFALWLDGTLGYYHDETAQDEEDRVLIHFNVRDIKIGQECHDVQPPEGRSRDGLLTVNLREGGRLHLCAETRDDALAWKTALLEANSTPVRVYSPYQDYYEVVPPNAHEATYVRSYYGPPYAGPGVTHVIVREDPCYSTGAPLAMGMLAGAATGAALGSLMWSPCWF from the exons ATGCCTCGGGTCAGCATCTCTCACGTCACGCCCCCTCCCTGGGGGTGGGCAGGTCCGGAGGGCGGGGCCCGGGGGGCAACTGGGCTCCCAGACGCTGCCGGAGGAGAGAAATGCCCCTGGCTCTCCCGGGCGCACAAAGCGCAGGCGCAGCGGGTTGGGTGGCAGCAGCGTCGAGTAGCGGCCGGTTTGGCAGCAACATCCGCAACAGGTGTAGACAAG ATCCCGCCTGACTCCACCCTGGAAAGTCCTTTTGAAGAAATGGCCCTAGTGAGGGGCGGCTGGCTGTGGAGACAGA GCTCCATCCTCCGCCGCTGGAAGCGGAACTGGTTTGCCCTGTGGCTGGACGGGACCCTGGGATACTACCACGATGAGACAGCTCAGGACGAGGAGGACCGTGTGCTCATCCACTTCAATGTCCGTGACATAAAGATCGGCCAAGAGTGCCATG ATGTGCAGCCCCCAGAGGGCCGGAGCCGAGATGGCCTGCTAACTGTGAACCTACGGGAAGGCGGCCGCCTGCACCTCTGTGCAGAGACCAGGGATGATGCCCT AGCATGGAAGACAGCGCTGCTGGAGGCGAACTCCACCCCG GTGCGTGTCTACAGCCCGTACCAAGACTACTACGAGGTGGTGCCCCCCAACGCACACGAAGCCACGTATGTCCGCAGCTACTACGGACCGCCCTACGCAG GCCCCGGCGTGACGCACGTGATAGTGCGGGAGGATCCCTGCTACAGCACCGGCGCCCCTCTGGCCATGGGCATGCTTGCGGGAGCCGCCACTGGGGCGGCGCTTGGCTCGCTCATGTGGTCGCCCTGCTGGTTCTGA
- the PLEKHB1 gene encoding pleckstrin homology domain-containing family B member 1 isoform X5, with product MALVRGGWLWRQMHLEYCTGSILRRWKRNWFALWLDGTLGYYHDETAQDEEDRVLIHFNVRDIKIGQECHDVQPPEGRSRDGLLTVNLREGGRLHLCAETRDDALAWKTALLEANSTPVRVYSPYQDYYEVVPPNAHEATYVRSYYGPPYAGPGVTHVIVREDPCYSTGAPLAMGMLAGAATGAALGSLMWSPCWF from the exons ATGGCCCTAGTGAGGGGCGGCTGGCTGTGGAGACAGA TGCATCTGGAATATTGTACAGGCTCCATCCTCCGCCGCTGGAAGCGGAACTGGTTTGCCCTGTGGCTGGACGGGACCCTGGGATACTACCACGATGAGACAGCTCAGGACGAGGAGGACCGTGTGCTCATCCACTTCAATGTCCGTGACATAAAGATCGGCCAAGAGTGCCATG ATGTGCAGCCCCCAGAGGGCCGGAGCCGAGATGGCCTGCTAACTGTGAACCTACGGGAAGGCGGCCGCCTGCACCTCTGTGCAGAGACCAGGGATGATGCCCT AGCATGGAAGACAGCGCTGCTGGAGGCGAACTCCACCCCG GTGCGTGTCTACAGCCCGTACCAAGACTACTACGAGGTGGTGCCCCCCAACGCACACGAAGCCACGTATGTCCGCAGCTACTACGGACCGCCCTACGCAG GCCCCGGCGTGACGCACGTGATAGTGCGGGAGGATCCCTGCTACAGCACCGGCGCCCCTCTGGCCATGGGCATGCTTGCGGGAGCCGCCACTGGGGCGGCGCTTGGCTCGCTCATGTGGTCGCCCTGCTGGTTCTGA
- the PLEKHB1 gene encoding pleckstrin homology domain-containing family B member 1 isoform X1: MPRVSISHVTPPPWGWAGPEGGARGATGLPDAAGGEKCPWLSRAHKAQAQRVGWQQRRVAAGLAATSATGVDKIPPDSTLESPFEEMALVRGGWLWRQSSILRRWKRNWFALWLDGTLGYYHDETAQDEEDRVLIHFNVRDIKIGQECHDVQPPEGRSRDGLLTVNLREGGRLHLCAETRDDALAWKTALLEANSTPAPAGATVPPRSRRVCSKVRCVTRLWSPCKVERRIWVRVYSPYQDYYEVVPPNAHEATYVRSYYGPPYAGPGVTHVIVREDPCYSTGAPLAMGMLAGAATGAALGSLMWSPCWF; the protein is encoded by the exons ATGCCTCGGGTCAGCATCTCTCACGTCACGCCCCCTCCCTGGGGGTGGGCAGGTCCGGAGGGCGGGGCCCGGGGGGCAACTGGGCTCCCAGACGCTGCCGGAGGAGAGAAATGCCCCTGGCTCTCCCGGGCGCACAAAGCGCAGGCGCAGCGGGTTGGGTGGCAGCAGCGTCGAGTAGCGGCCGGTTTGGCAGCAACATCCGCAACAGGTGTAGACAAG ATCCCGCCTGACTCCACCCTGGAAAGTCCTTTTGAAGAAATGGCCCTAGTGAGGGGCGGCTGGCTGTGGAGACAGA GCTCCATCCTCCGCCGCTGGAAGCGGAACTGGTTTGCCCTGTGGCTGGACGGGACCCTGGGATACTACCACGATGAGACAGCTCAGGACGAGGAGGACCGTGTGCTCATCCACTTCAATGTCCGTGACATAAAGATCGGCCAAGAGTGCCATG ATGTGCAGCCCCCAGAGGGCCGGAGCCGAGATGGCCTGCTAACTGTGAACCTACGGGAAGGCGGCCGCCTGCACCTCTGTGCAGAGACCAGGGATGATGCCCT AGCATGGAAGACAGCGCTGCTGGAGGCGAACTCCACCCCG GCCCCAGCTGGAGCAACCGTCCCTCCCAGGAGCCGCCGGGTTTGCTCCAAGGTCAGGTGTGTGACCCGCTTGTGGAGCCCCTGTAAGGTTGAGAGGCGGATCTGG GTGCGTGTCTACAGCCCGTACCAAGACTACTACGAGGTGGTGCCCCCCAACGCACACGAAGCCACGTATGTCCGCAGCTACTACGGACCGCCCTACGCAG GCCCCGGCGTGACGCACGTGATAGTGCGGGAGGATCCCTGCTACAGCACCGGCGCCCCTCTGGCCATGGGCATGCTTGCGGGAGCCGCCACTGGGGCGGCGCTTGGCTCGCTCATGTGGTCGCCCTGCTGGTTCTGA
- the PLEKHB1 gene encoding pleckstrin homology domain-containing family B member 1 isoform X4: MSPAAPIPPDSTLESPFEEMALVRGGWLWRQSSILRRWKRNWFALWLDGTLGYYHDETAQDEEDRVLIHFNVRDIKIGQECHDVQPPEGRSRDGLLTVNLREGGRLHLCAETRDDALAWKTALLEANSTPVRVYSPYQDYYEVVPPNAHEATYVRSYYGPPYAGPGVTHVIVREDPCYSTGAPLAMGMLAGAATGAALGSLMWSPCWF; this comes from the exons ATGAGCCCTGCAGCCCCG ATCCCGCCTGACTCCACCCTGGAAAGTCCTTTTGAAGAAATGGCCCTAGTGAGGGGCGGCTGGCTGTGGAGACAGA GCTCCATCCTCCGCCGCTGGAAGCGGAACTGGTTTGCCCTGTGGCTGGACGGGACCCTGGGATACTACCACGATGAGACAGCTCAGGACGAGGAGGACCGTGTGCTCATCCACTTCAATGTCCGTGACATAAAGATCGGCCAAGAGTGCCATG ATGTGCAGCCCCCAGAGGGCCGGAGCCGAGATGGCCTGCTAACTGTGAACCTACGGGAAGGCGGCCGCCTGCACCTCTGTGCAGAGACCAGGGATGATGCCCT AGCATGGAAGACAGCGCTGCTGGAGGCGAACTCCACCCCG GTGCGTGTCTACAGCCCGTACCAAGACTACTACGAGGTGGTGCCCCCCAACGCACACGAAGCCACGTATGTCCGCAGCTACTACGGACCGCCCTACGCAG GCCCCGGCGTGACGCACGTGATAGTGCGGGAGGATCCCTGCTACAGCACCGGCGCCCCTCTGGCCATGGGCATGCTTGCGGGAGCCGCCACTGGGGCGGCGCTTGGCTCGCTCATGTGGTCGCCCTGCTGGTTCTGA
- the PLEKHB1 gene encoding pleckstrin homology domain-containing family B member 1 isoform X3: MSPAAPIPPDSTLESPFEEMALVRGGWLWRQSSILRRWKRNWFALWLDGTLGYYHDETAQDEEDRVLIHFNVRDIKIGQECHDVQPPEGRSRDGLLTVNLREGGRLHLCAETRDDALAWKTALLEANSTPAPAGATVPPRSRRVCSKVRCVTRLWSPCKVERRIWVRVYSPYQDYYEVVPPNAHEATYVRSYYGPPYAGPGVTHVIVREDPCYSTGAPLAMGMLAGAATGAALGSLMWSPCWF; this comes from the exons ATGAGCCCTGCAGCCCCG ATCCCGCCTGACTCCACCCTGGAAAGTCCTTTTGAAGAAATGGCCCTAGTGAGGGGCGGCTGGCTGTGGAGACAGA GCTCCATCCTCCGCCGCTGGAAGCGGAACTGGTTTGCCCTGTGGCTGGACGGGACCCTGGGATACTACCACGATGAGACAGCTCAGGACGAGGAGGACCGTGTGCTCATCCACTTCAATGTCCGTGACATAAAGATCGGCCAAGAGTGCCATG ATGTGCAGCCCCCAGAGGGCCGGAGCCGAGATGGCCTGCTAACTGTGAACCTACGGGAAGGCGGCCGCCTGCACCTCTGTGCAGAGACCAGGGATGATGCCCT AGCATGGAAGACAGCGCTGCTGGAGGCGAACTCCACCCCG GCCCCAGCTGGAGCAACCGTCCCTCCCAGGAGCCGCCGGGTTTGCTCCAAGGTCAGGTGTGTGACCCGCTTGTGGAGCCCCTGTAAGGTTGAGAGGCGGATCTGG GTGCGTGTCTACAGCCCGTACCAAGACTACTACGAGGTGGTGCCCCCCAACGCACACGAAGCCACGTATGTCCGCAGCTACTACGGACCGCCCTACGCAG GCCCCGGCGTGACGCACGTGATAGTGCGGGAGGATCCCTGCTACAGCACCGGCGCCCCTCTGGCCATGGGCATGCTTGCGGGAGCCGCCACTGGGGCGGCGCTTGGCTCGCTCATGTGGTCGCCCTGCTGGTTCTGA